The Tachyglossus aculeatus isolate mTacAcu1 chromosome 22, mTacAcu1.pri, whole genome shotgun sequence genome window below encodes:
- the LOC119944026 gene encoding olfactory receptor 10A7-like, which translates to MLMKEINQSHVTEFILSGFSNIHEFQTILFVIFLVIYLVALIGNSLLVLVSSVDPALQTPMYFFLRSLSLMDIGYTTVIIPKMLSNFLSKNQSISFGGCAAQMYFSFFLGGSECWILTLMAYDRQVAICDPLRYSLVMNWRRCLQLSLASWLSGIPVATVQTTMMFTFPFCGPNVINHFFCDGPPLLELVCTDTFAFEVYSVTATVTFLMFPLGMIIVSYVQILVTIVKMSSAEGRHKAFSTCSSHLIVVSLFFGVASLTYLRVKSSYSPETKKLLSLSYTVFTPMLNPLIYSLRNQEVKGALKRILGKKDILP; encoded by the coding sequence ATGCTAatgaaggaaatcaatcagtcacatgtgactgaattcattctttctgGGTTCTCAAATATCCATGAATTTCAGACCATCCTGTTTGtgattttccttgtgatatacctagtagccttgataggaaactccctcttagtgttggtctcctcagtggaccctgcccttcaaacccccatgtactttttcctcaggagtctgtccctTATGGATATCGGCTACACCACTGTCATCATCCCCAAAATGCTCAGCAATTTCCTGTCGAAGaatcaaagtatttcctttggtgggtgtgcagcccagatgtatttctccttctttctcggGGGCTCAGAGTGCTGGATCCTGACATtgatggcttatgacagacaggTCGCCATCTGTGACCCGCTCCGCTATTCACTCGTTATGAACTGGAGACGCTGTCTTCAGCTGTCCTTGGCTTCCTGGCTATCAGGGATTCCCGTGGCAACAGTACAGACTACAATGATGTTTACATTccccttctgtgggcctaatgtaattaaccatttcttctgcgaTGGCCCCCCTCTCTTAGAGCTGGTGTGCACAGACACCTTCGCGTTTGAAGTGTATAGTGTCACGGCGACTGTGACTTTTCTGATGTTCCCCTTGGGAATGATCATTGTATCTTATGTCCAAATTCTTGTCACCATTGTGAAGATGTCCTCTGCCGAGGGCCGgcacaaagccttttccacctgctcgtCCCACCTTATTGTGGTCTCACTGTTCTTCGGGGTTGCGAGTTTGACCTATCTCCGAGTCAAATCCTCCTACTCTCCTGAGAccaagaagctgctttctctctcctatactgtcttcactcccatgctaaatcccctgatctacagtctgaggaatcaagaggttAAAGGTGCCCTGAAGAGAATTTTGGGTAAAAAAGATATTTTGCCATGA
- the LOC119944025 gene encoding olfactory receptor 10A7-like, with translation MKNINQSHVTEFILSGFSNIHEFQTILFVIFLVIYVGALIGNSLLVLVSSVDPALQTPMYFFLRSLSLMDIGYTTVIIPKMLTNFLSKNQSISFGGCAAQMFFFFFLGSSECWILTSMAYDRQVAICDPLRYSLIMNWRRCLQLALASWLSGIPMATVQITMMFTLPFCGPNVINHFFCDGPPVLELVCTDTFAFEVHSVTASVTFLMFPLGMIIVSYVQILVTIVKMSSAKGQHKAFSTCSSHLIVVSLFFGAASLTYFRVKSSYSPEIKKLLSLSYTVFTPMLNPLIYSLRNQEVKGALKRILGKKDILP, from the coding sequence ATGAAgaacatcaatcagtcacatgtgactgaattcattctttctgGGTTCTCAAATATCCATGAATTTCAGACCATCCTGTTTGtgattttccttgtgatatacGTAGGAGCCTTGATAGGAAACTCcctcttagtgttggtctcctcagtggaccctgcccttcaaacccccatgtactttttcctcaggagtctgtcccttatggatatcggctacaccactgtcatcatccccaaaatgctcaccaattttCTGTCGAAGaatcaaagtatttcctttggtgggtgtgcagcccagatgtttttcttcttctttctcggATCCTCAGAGTGCTGGATCCTGACATcgatggcttatgacagacaggTCGCCATCTGTGACCCGCTCCGCTATTCACTCATTATGAACTGGAGGCGCTGTCTTCAGCTGGCCTTGGCTTCCTGGCTATCAGGGATTCCCATGGCAACAGTACAGATTACAATGATGTTTACATTGCCCTTCTGCGGTcctaatgtaattaaccatttcttctgcgaTGGCCCTCCTGTCTTAGAGCTGGTGTGCACAGACACCTTCGCGTTTGAAGTGCATAGTGTCACGGCGTCTGTGACTTTTCTGATGTTCCCCTTGGGAATGATCATTGTATCTTATGTCCAAATTCTTGTCACCATTGTGAAGATGTCCTCTGCCAAGGGCcagcacaaagccttctccacgtgCTCGTCCCACCTTATTGTGGTCTCACTGTTCTTCGGGGCTGCGAGTTTGACCTATTTCCGAGTCAAATCCTCCTACTCTCCTGAGAtcaagaagctgctttctctctcttatactgtcttcactcccatgctaaatcccctgatctacagtctgaggaatcaagaggttaaaggtgccctgaagagaattctGGGTAAAAAAGATATTTTGCCATGA